One part of the Tachysurus vachellii isolate PV-2020 chromosome 6, HZAU_Pvac_v1, whole genome shotgun sequence genome encodes these proteins:
- the slc25a16 gene encoding graves disease carrier protein has product MATETPVSSAVRSPIEGGNTLQRDSYYFLRSFVAGGVAGCCAKCTIAPLDRVKILLQAHNPHYKHLGVFSTLRAVPKKEGFLGLYKGNGAMMIRIFPYGAIQFLAFDYYRKFLNTQLGISGHVHRLMAGSMAGMTAVICTYPLDVVRARLAFQVTGDHRYTGIRNAFQTIYLKEGGTSGFYRGLTPTIIGMAPYAGFAFFTFGTLKSLGLAHFPDRLGKPSLDNPEVLVLKTHVNLLCGGVAGAIAQTISYPLDVARRRMQLGAVLPDADKHLSLTKTLKHVYTQYGIKKGLYRGLSLNYIRCIPSQAVAFTTYEFMKQVLHLN; this is encoded by the exons ATGGCGACTGAGACGCCCGTCTCCTCCGCTGTTCGGTCTCCGATTGAAGGAGGAAACACGTTGCAAAGAGATTCCTACTACTTTCTCCGCTCCTTTGTAGCAGGAG gtgTAGCAGGATGCTGTGCCAAGTGCACTATTGCACCTCTAGACAGAGTGAAAATTTTACTTCAAGCTCATAACCCTCATTACAAACACTTAG GAGTGTTTTCTACACTCAGGGCTGTACCAAAAAAGGAGGGCTTCCTCGGGCTGTACAAAGGAAATGGGGCCATGATGATCAGGATCTTTCCATATGGAGCCATTCAATTCTTGGCCTTTGACTACTATagaaag tTCCTTAATACACAGCTTGGTATATCTGGGCATGTTCATCGTCTCATGGCTGGATCTATGGCAG GAATGACCGCAGTCATTTGTACATATCCTCTTGATGTTGTTCGTGCTCGCCTGGCATTTCAGGTGACTGGGGATCATCGCTACACTGGGATACGAAACGCCTTCCAGACCATTTACCTGAAG GAGGGGGGCACTTCTGGGTTCTACCGTGGTTTAACTCCAACCATCATTGGCATGGCTCCCTATGCAG GATTTGCGTTTTTTACATTTGGAACACTAAAGAGTCTGGGACTGGCTCATTTTCCAGACCGCTTGGGAAAGCCGTCACTGGACAACCCTGAGGTCCTGGTTCTGAAGACCCACGTTAACCTGCTGTGTGGAGGAGTAGCAGGGGCCATCGCTCAGACTATATC ataTCCTCTGGATGTTGCCCGGAGGAGAATGCAGCTGGGAGCGGTGCTCCCTGATGCCGATAAACATCT CTCACTTACAAAGACTCTTAAGCATGTGTATACTCAGTACGGGATTAAAAAGGGACTGTACCGTGGCCTGTCTCTCAACTACATCCGCTGTATACCGTCTCAAGCCGTTGCCTTCACCACTTACGAGTTCATGAAGCAAGTCCTGCACTTGAACTAG
- the alox5a gene encoding polyunsaturated fatty acid 5-lipoxygenase: protein MTSYTVTIATGSQWFAGTDDYIYLTLVGTDRCSEKTLLDKPLYNDFERGAVDSYDIKVSESLGDIELIKIEKKKYWMLDDWYCKYITVKTPNGDYIEFPCFRWVVDDKEVILRDGRARLPQHDKTRVAKQHRRKELENRQKIYRWREWHPGFPMSIDANAHKELPRDIQFDSEKGIDFALNYSKAIENLCINQFMHMFQSSWGEFGDFERIYVRIKNTISEYVMQHWKEDFMFGYQFLNGCNPVMIKKCTEIPEKFPVTHEMVKDFLERDLSLEDELKAGNFFIADYEIMEDITANATDPCTLQYLAAPICLLYKNIQNKILPIAIQLSQTPGEDSPIFLPTDNDYDWLLAKIWVRSSDFHVHQTVTHLLRTHLISEVFGIAMFRQLPAVHPVYKLILPHVRYTIAINTKAREQLICECGLFDKANGTGGGGHVELVQKAMKTFTYKSLCFPDSIKARGMDSKEEIPYYFYRDDGNLVWDIIKSFVEDIVHIFYDSDKTVLEDEEIQAFVKDVCSFGMQDSDYCEFPKSLQTREQLVEYLTVIIFTASAQHAAVNFGQYDWCSWIPNSPPTMRKPPPTKKGEVDMAFILNSLPDRGRSCWHLGAVWALSQFQENELFLGMYPDEHFIEKPVKQAMETFRQKLGELTKVIKNRNEGKNLPYFYLSPDRIPNSVAL, encoded by the exons ATGACTTCATACACCGTGACTATTGCCACGGGCTCTCAGTGGTTTGCTGGCACTGATGATTACATTTATCTGACCTTGGTGGGGACGGATCGCTGCAGTGAGAAAACACTTCTGGATAAACCACTATATAATGACTTTGAGCGAGGAGCG GTGGACTCTTATGACATCAAAGTATCAGAGAGTCTTGGTGACATAGAACTCATAAAGATTGAGAAGAAAAAGTACTGGATGCTTGACGACTGGTATTGTAAATACATTACAGTGAAGACCCCCAATGGAGATTACATTGAGTTCCCTTGTTTTCGCTGGGTAGTGGACGATAAAGAGGTGATACTTCGAGATGGCAGAG CTCGTCTGCCTCAGCATGACAAAACCAGAGTGGCGAAACAACACAGACGCAAGGAACTGGAAAACAGACAGAAGATTTACAG ATGGAGAGAGTGGCATCCTGGCTTTCCCATGAGCATCGATGCAAATGCCCATAAAGAGCTACCACGAGATATCCAGTTTGACAGTGAGAAAGGCATCGATTTCGCTCTGAATTATAGTAAAGC gATAGAGAACCTCTGTATTAACCAGTTCATGCACATGTTCCAGTCCTCATGGGGAGAGTTTGGAGATTTTGAACGGATATATGTGAGGATCAAGAACACAATATCAG AGTATGTGATGCAGCACTGGAAAGAAGACTTTATGTTTGGATATCAGTTTTTAAATGGCTGTAATCCTGTCATGATCAAGAAGTGTACAGAAATACCAGAGAAGTTTCCAGTCACACATGAAATGGTGAAAGACTTCTTGGAAAGAGACCTTTCTCTGGAAGATGAGCTTAAG GCAGGAAACTTTTTCATAGCAGACTATGAGATTATGGAGGACATCACAGCTAATGCTACAGATCCTTGCACCCTACAGTATTTAGCGGCACCCATTTGCTTGCTGTACAAGAACATTCAGAACAAAATTTTGCCAATCGCCATACAG ctaAGTCAAACCCCAGGTGAAGACAGCCCAATCTTCCTGCCTACTGATAATGACTATGACTGGTTGTTGGCCAAGATCTGGGTAAGGTCTTCTGACTTTCATGTGCACCAGACAGTGACACACCTCCTGAGAACCCATCTGATATCTGAGGTTTTTGGCATTGCTATGTTTCGACAGTTGCCTGCCGTCCATCCCGTGTACAAG TTGATTTTGCCACATGTTCGTTACACAATTGCTATCAACACAAAAGCACGCGAGCAACTCATCTGTGAATGTGGACTCTTTGACAAG GCTAATGGTACAGGTGGAGGAGGTCATGTAGAGCTAGTGCAGAAAGCCATGAAGACTTTCACCTATAAGTCCTTGTGCTTTCCGGACTCCATAAAGGCTCGAGGCATGGACAGCAAGGAAGAGATTCCCTACTACTTCTACAGAGATGATGGCAACCTTGTGTGGGACATAATCAAAAG TTTTGTGGAGGACATTGTACACATATTCTATGATAGTGACAAAACAGTGCTGGAGGATGAGGAGATACAGGCATTTGTCAAAGATGTCTGCAGCTTTGGAATGCAGGATTCTGATTACTGTG AGTTTCCAAAATCATTGCAGACCCGAGAGCAGCTGGTGGAGTACCTGACTGTTATAATCTTCACAGCTTCTGCACAACACGCTGCTGTCAACTTTGGACAG TATGACTGGTGTTCATGGATCCCTAACTCTCCACCCACTATGCGGAAACCCCCACCAACAAAGAAGGGTGAGGTTGATATGGCATTCATCTTGAACAGTCTGCCAGACCGTGGTCGCTCCTGCTGGCATCTCGGAGCAGTGTGGGCTCTTAGTCAGTTCCAAGAAAATGAG CTGTTCTTGGGTATGTATCCTGATGAACACTTCATTGAGAAACCGGTGAAGCAGGCTATGGAGACTTTCCGGCAGAAGCTGGGCGAGCTAACCAAAGTCATCAAAAATCGAAACGAGGGGAAGAATCTTCCCTACTTCTACCTGTCTCCAGACAGGATCCCAAACAGTGTGGCACTCTGA